One window of Nocardia nova SH22a genomic DNA carries:
- a CDS encoding NAD-dependent epimerase/dehydratase family protein, whose product MRDGHTAGRDDQPPKVVLVTGASRFFGGNIVTRLVADPAVERVIAVDARMPSRDLLRRMGRAEFVRADIRNPMIRKVIDGNQVDTVVHPAALSRPPASGGRPAMKDYNVFGAMQLTAVCQKAPSVRRVVVRSSSAVYGCGPKDPAKFTEEMSARTPPHGWFARDMIEVEGFARGLARRRPDIAVAILRFPPIVGPRLASRGLQYFRSPITPTIFGRDPRMQLLHEEDAIAALAHAARSAPGGTFNVAGDGALALSQAIRRAGRVELPVPMSVFQTVGRSLMGPVMREFTTEQIDYFHFGCGLDTTRMRTELGFAPRWTTVQAFDDFIGGAALRPVIDPRWIDAAETRLLGLVGAGTGAHR is encoded by the coding sequence ATGCGTGACGGGCATACGGCTGGCCGCGACGACCAGCCGCCCAAAGTTGTTCTGGTCACCGGCGCGAGCCGCTTCTTCGGCGGCAATATCGTGACCCGGCTGGTGGCCGACCCGGCCGTGGAACGTGTCATCGCGGTCGATGCCCGGATGCCCAGCCGCGATCTGCTGCGTCGCATGGGCCGCGCCGAATTCGTGCGCGCCGATATTCGAAATCCGATGATCCGCAAGGTGATCGACGGTAATCAGGTCGACACGGTGGTGCATCCGGCGGCGTTGTCGCGCCCGCCCGCCAGCGGTGGCCGTCCGGCGATGAAGGATTACAACGTCTTCGGCGCCATGCAGTTGACGGCGGTCTGCCAGAAGGCGCCCAGTGTGCGCCGCGTCGTGGTCCGCTCCTCTTCCGCGGTCTACGGGTGCGGACCGAAGGATCCGGCGAAGTTCACCGAGGAAATGAGTGCGCGCACGCCGCCGCACGGGTGGTTCGCGCGCGACATGATCGAAGTCGAGGGCTTCGCCCGCGGGCTGGCGCGGCGGCGCCCGGATATCGCCGTGGCAATTCTGAGATTTCCACCGATTGTGGGTCCGCGGCTGGCGAGCCGGGGACTACAGTATTTCCGTTCCCCGATCACGCCGACGATCTTCGGGCGTGATCCGCGGATGCAGTTGCTGCACGAAGAGGACGCGATCGCCGCGCTGGCTCATGCGGCGCGGTCCGCGCCCGGCGGCACCTTCAATGTCGCCGGGGACGGTGCGCTGGCATTGTCGCAGGCCATCCGCCGTGCCGGTCGCGTCGAACTACCAGTACCGATGAGTGTGTTCCAAACCGTGGGCCGATCGCTCATGGGCCCGGTGATGCGGGAGTTCACCACCGAGCAGATCGACTACTTCCACTTCGGCTGTGGATTGGACACCACGAGAATGCGTACCGAACTCGGCTTCGCACCGCGCTGGACGACGGTGCAGGCGTTCGACGACTTCATCGGGGGCGCAGCGTTGCGGCCCGTCATCGATCCGCGCTGGATCGACGCCGCTGAAACCAGACTCCTCGGCCTCGTCGGGGCCGGGACAGGAGCACATCGATGA
- a CDS encoding 30S ribosomal protein bS22 has protein sequence MGSVIKKRRKRMSKKKHRKLLRRTRVQRRKLGK, from the coding sequence ATGGGTTCTGTGATCAAGAAGCGCCGTAAGCGGATGTCGAAGAAGAAGCACCGCAAGCTGCTTCGTCGCACGCGTGTGCAGCGTCGCAAACTCGGCAAATAA
- a CDS encoding helix-turn-helix domain-containing protein: MMSGNSSASPGPVLGGGGTQFLTVAEVANLMRVSKMTVYRLVHSGELPAVRVGRSFRVHAKAVHDYLQTSYFDAG; encoded by the coding sequence ATGATGTCTGGAAACAGCTCTGCCAGTCCCGGTCCCGTCCTCGGCGGAGGAGGAACCCAGTTCCTCACTGTCGCCGAGGTGGCGAATCTGATGCGGGTTTCCAAGATGACGGTGTATCGGCTGGTTCATTCGGGAGAACTACCCGCGGTGAGAGTCGGCAGATCGTTCCGGGTGCACGCCAAGGCGGTGCACGACTATCTGCAGACGTCGTATTTCGACGCCGGCTAG
- the proC gene encoding pyrroline-5-carboxylate reductase — protein sequence MTRIAVIGGGRIGEALVAGLLEAGRPAKDLVVVESFATRAQVLRERFGIRITDSLSEAATGADVLVVAVKPHDVDAVLTELGKIELDSDRDQILVSLAAGIPTARLEAKLPAGFPVVRVMPNTPMLVGQGMSAIAPGRYAKAAELETVSELLGAVGKVVAVNESQMDAVTAVSGSGPAYFFLIVEAMVEAGVGLGLTRDVATGLVVQTMLGSAALLEESEQDAAELRAAVTSPAGTTAAAVRELERGGVRSAFWEALHAAKRRSVEQGATGE from the coding sequence ATGACAAGAATTGCGGTGATCGGTGGCGGACGGATCGGCGAGGCGTTGGTCGCCGGACTGCTCGAGGCCGGGCGGCCTGCCAAGGACCTGGTCGTGGTCGAGTCGTTCGCGACCCGCGCGCAGGTGCTGCGGGAGCGTTTCGGCATCCGGATCACCGACAGCCTGTCCGAGGCGGCGACCGGAGCCGACGTCCTGGTGGTCGCCGTCAAACCCCACGATGTGGACGCGGTGCTGACCGAACTCGGCAAGATCGAACTCGACAGCGACCGCGATCAGATCCTGGTCTCGCTGGCCGCGGGCATCCCGACCGCCCGCCTGGAGGCGAAACTGCCCGCGGGCTTCCCGGTGGTGCGGGTCATGCCGAACACCCCGATGCTGGTCGGTCAGGGCATGAGCGCGATCGCGCCCGGCCGCTACGCGAAGGCCGCCGAACTGGAGACGGTGTCGGAACTGCTCGGTGCGGTCGGCAAGGTGGTGGCCGTCAACGAGTCCCAGATGGACGCCGTCACCGCGGTCTCGGGTTCGGGCCCGGCCTATTTCTTCCTCATCGTCGAAGCGATGGTCGAGGCGGGCGTGGGCCTGGGCCTGACCCGCGACGTCGCCACCGGGCTGGTGGTGCAGACCATGCTCGGCTCCGCGGCACTGCTCGAGGAGTCCGAACAGGACGCCGCCGAGCTGCGGGCCGCCGTGACCTCTCCGGCCGGTACGACGGCCGCGGCGGTCCGGGAACTCGAGCGCGGTGGTGTGCGCTCGGCCTTCTGGGAAGCCCTGCATGCCGCGAAGCGCCGGTCGGTCGAACAAGGGGCGACCGGCGAGTAA
- a CDS encoding thioesterase family protein, translated as MDDAPFSQVCAMTEVTVGDGVARYRGVIDPVWTIGPKVHGGTMVAASAAAATTLLRAERPELAEMFAIAVSTDFLGAPDPGEVEYEVRIRKTGRQICLVDTDLVQGGRTLVHSAFTFGHLDDAEPAYRREDVTDMPPEPPAGAETYAPDSPMGRLVNVAQGASVAIDPSWARFLSRERGEPRLRLWIRPRAADGRDPDVAAYFAMMAGDMSPPVPMNMGRFGWAPTVQLTTYLRRRPAPGWLRVIATAQEIGQRMFDEDQLVLDSTGAVVAQTRQLALIPLPR; from the coding sequence GTGGACGATGCGCCGTTCAGCCAGGTCTGTGCGATGACCGAGGTGACGGTCGGTGACGGCGTCGCGCGCTATCGCGGGGTGATCGATCCGGTCTGGACGATCGGGCCCAAGGTGCACGGCGGGACGATGGTGGCGGCCTCGGCCGCCGCGGCGACCACCCTGTTGCGTGCGGAGCGGCCCGAACTCGCCGAGATGTTCGCGATCGCGGTCAGCACCGATTTTCTCGGTGCGCCGGATCCGGGCGAGGTCGAGTACGAGGTGCGGATCCGCAAGACCGGCCGCCAGATCTGCCTGGTCGACACCGATCTCGTCCAGGGCGGGCGCACGCTCGTGCACTCCGCCTTCACCTTCGGCCACCTCGACGACGCCGAGCCCGCGTATCGCCGCGAGGATGTCACCGATATGCCGCCCGAGCCGCCCGCCGGGGCCGAGACCTATGCGCCCGATTCGCCGATGGGCCGGTTGGTGAACGTCGCGCAGGGCGCCTCGGTCGCCATCGATCCGTCGTGGGCGCGGTTCCTGTCCCGTGAACGGGGCGAGCCGCGGCTGCGGCTGTGGATCCGGCCGCGCGCCGCCGACGGCCGCGATCCCGACGTCGCCGCCTACTTCGCCATGATGGCCGGTGATATGAGCCCGCCGGTCCCGATGAATATGGGCCGCTTCGGCTGGGCCCCGACCGTGCAGCTCACCACCTACCTGCGGCGTCGCCCGGCGCCGGGCTGGCTGCGGGTCATCGCGACCGCCCAGGAGATCGGTCAGCGCATGTTCGACGAGGATCAGCTGGTTCTCGACAGCACCGGTGCGGTCGTGGCGCAGACCCGCCAGCTCGCGCTGATTCCGTTGCCCCGCTGA
- a CDS encoding sugar phosphate isomerase/epimerase family protein: MGLSTASVYPENTEAAFRYAAELGYDGVELMVWAEPASQNIATVQAYVRRYAVPVLAVHAPCLLISQRVWGADPVGKLERSVRTAEVLGATTVVVHPPFRWQRRYAEGFAAQVAELEEDSHVAVAVENMFPMRADTLFGRREGSARRLERRGGPGLSVTAFSPSYDPTDTGFRHYTLDLSHTATAGMDPLILADRMGSGLTHLHLADGRGAAHDEHLVPGDGAQPCVEVCESLVRNGFRGHAVIEVNTQNARTTNERAVLLKRSLDFARTHLNNRTPVPDPAPSGAR, translated from the coding sequence GTGGGGTTGTCGACGGCGTCGGTCTATCCGGAGAACACCGAGGCGGCGTTCCGGTACGCCGCCGAACTCGGTTACGACGGTGTGGAACTGATGGTCTGGGCGGAGCCCGCCAGTCAGAACATCGCCACCGTGCAGGCCTATGTGCGCCGCTACGCGGTGCCGGTCCTGGCGGTGCACGCGCCGTGCCTGCTGATCTCCCAGCGGGTCTGGGGGGCCGATCCGGTCGGCAAACTCGAACGCAGTGTGCGCACCGCGGAAGTGCTCGGCGCGACCACCGTCGTGGTGCATCCGCCGTTCCGCTGGCAGCGTCGCTATGCCGAGGGATTCGCTGCCCAGGTCGCCGAACTGGAAGAGGACAGCCACGTCGCGGTCGCGGTGGAGAACATGTTCCCGATGCGCGCCGACACGCTGTTCGGCCGCCGCGAGGGTTCGGCGCGCCGCCTGGAACGTCGCGGCGGACCCGGCCTCTCGGTCACCGCGTTCAGTCCCTCCTACGATCCGACCGACACCGGATTCCGGCACTACACCCTGGACCTGTCCCACACCGCCACCGCGGGGATGGACCCGCTGATCCTCGCCGACCGCATGGGCAGCGGCCTCACCCACCTGCACCTGGCCGACGGCCGCGGCGCGGCACACGATGAGCATCTGGTGCCCGGCGATGGTGCGCAACCCTGTGTGGAAGTATGTGAATCCCTGGTGCGCAACGGTTTTCGCGGACACGCGGTCATCGAGGTCAACACCCAGAACGCCCGGACCACGAACGAACGCGCGGTGCTGTTGAAGCGCTCGCTGGACTTCGCCAGAACCCACCTGAACAACCGCACCCCGGTACCCGACCCCGCCCCCTCCGGAGCGCGGTAG
- a CDS encoding Ppx/GppA phosphatase family protein: protein MRLGVLDVGSNTVHLLVVDAHRGGHPMPMSSTKATLRLSENMDDAGCITPEGSAKLTKTISEFGSIAKTSGCVELMPFATSALREAANSDAVLAEIRARTGVDLRVLSGVDEARLTFLAVRRWYGWSVGRILDLDIGGGSLEMSNGCDEAPDAALSLQLGAGRLTRDWLHDDPPGKRKVAVLRDWLDAELVVPAKQLLEVGRPDLAVGTSKTFRSLARLTGAAPSAAGPRARRTLTSSGLRQLIAFISRMTAADRAELEGVSSDRSQQLVAGALVAEASMRALSLDSLEICPWALREGLILRKLDTDLGSDSGTGTSRPIGVPAEIGHVGKDPA from the coding sequence GTGCGGCTCGGTGTGCTCGATGTGGGAAGTAATACCGTCCACCTGCTCGTGGTGGACGCGCATCGGGGTGGGCACCCGATGCCGATGAGCTCTACCAAGGCCACGTTGCGGCTGTCGGAGAACATGGACGACGCGGGCTGTATCACGCCCGAGGGTTCGGCCAAGCTCACCAAGACCATCTCCGAATTCGGCAGTATCGCAAAGACTTCCGGTTGTGTGGAGCTGATGCCGTTCGCCACCTCGGCACTGCGCGAGGCGGCCAACTCGGATGCGGTGCTCGCGGAGATCCGGGCGCGTACCGGAGTGGATCTGCGGGTGCTGTCCGGCGTCGACGAGGCCCGGCTGACCTTCCTCGCGGTGCGGCGCTGGTACGGCTGGAGCGTCGGACGCATCCTCGATCTCGATATCGGCGGCGGCTCGCTCGAGATGAGCAACGGTTGTGACGAGGCGCCCGATGCGGCGTTGTCACTGCAACTGGGCGCCGGACGCCTGACCCGGGACTGGCTGCACGACGATCCGCCGGGTAAGCGCAAGGTGGCGGTGCTGCGGGACTGGCTGGACGCGGAACTGGTGGTCCCCGCCAAACAACTGCTCGAGGTCGGCCGTCCCGATCTGGCCGTCGGCACATCCAAGACATTCCGATCGCTGGCCCGGCTCACCGGCGCCGCCCCCTCGGCCGCGGGGCCCCGGGCGCGGCGTACTCTCACCAGTTCCGGTCTGCGTCAGCTGATCGCCTTCATCTCCCGGATGACTGCCGCCGACCGCGCGGAATTGGAAGGTGTCAGCTCCGATCGGTCCCAGCAGCTGGTGGCCGGCGCACTGGTCGCGGAGGCGAGTATGCGGGCATTGTCGCTGGATTCGCTCGAGATCTGCCCTTGGGCGCTGCGCGAAGGACTGATTCTGCGGAAACTGGATACCGACCTCGGCAGCGACTCGGGGACCGGTACTTCTCGGCCCATCGGTGTGCCTGCGGAAATCGGTCATGTCGGAAAGGATCCAGCATGA
- a CDS encoding NADPH-dependent FMN reductase, whose protein sequence is MGIRILLISGSTRPGSTNTAALRTFAETVPPDITTELFTDLVDIPAFVPGDEPSPPAVEAVRGKLAAADAVVFCTPEYAGMIPGALKNLLEWTVGTADLHEKPVAWISVAAPGRGEAAITSLRTVLGYVGATEIESACRRITVQATMVGSDGTVADASVRAVLAESAAAIGAYLSAAASSR, encoded by the coding sequence ATGGGAATTCGAATCCTGTTGATTTCCGGGAGTACCCGGCCGGGATCCACCAATACCGCCGCACTGCGTACATTCGCGGAAACGGTCCCGCCGGATATCACGACGGAACTGTTCACCGATCTGGTCGATATTCCGGCATTCGTCCCCGGCGATGAACCGTCACCGCCCGCGGTCGAGGCCGTGCGCGGGAAATTGGCCGCCGCCGATGCCGTGGTCTTCTGCACACCCGAATACGCGGGAATGATCCCGGGCGCCCTGAAGAATTTGCTCGAGTGGACCGTCGGCACCGCTGATCTGCACGAGAAACCGGTGGCCTGGATCTCGGTGGCGGCCCCTGGACGCGGCGAAGCGGCGATCACCTCGCTGCGCACCGTCCTCGGATACGTGGGCGCGACGGAAATCGAATCGGCGTGCCGTCGAATTACGGTGCAGGCCACCATGGTCGGCTCCGACGGAACGGTCGCCGACGCCTCGGTGCGCGCGGTTCTCGCCGAATCCGCGGCCGCGATCGGCGCATATCTCTCCGCCGCGGCGTCGTCGCGGTAA
- a CDS encoding response regulator transcription factor, with protein MTSVLIVEDEESLADPLAFLLRKEGFEVTVVGDGPSALSEFDRSGADIVLLDLMLPGMSGTDVCKQLRTRSSVPVIMVTARDSEIDKVVGLELGADDYVTKPYSSRELIARIRAVLRRGAGEEMDGSSDSGVLEAGPVRMDVDRHTVQVNGKSVTLPLKEFDLLEYLLRNSGRVLTRGQLIDRVWGADYVGDTKTLDVHVKRLRSKIEADPAKPEHLVTVRGLGYKLEA; from the coding sequence ATGACCAGTGTGTTGATCGTCGAGGACGAGGAGTCGCTGGCCGATCCGCTCGCGTTCCTGCTGCGCAAGGAGGGCTTCGAGGTCACGGTCGTGGGCGACGGGCCTTCCGCGCTGTCGGAATTCGACCGCTCCGGCGCCGATATCGTCCTGCTGGATCTGATGCTGCCCGGAATGAGCGGCACGGACGTGTGCAAGCAACTGCGGACCCGCAGCAGTGTGCCGGTGATCATGGTGACCGCGCGCGACAGCGAGATCGACAAGGTGGTCGGCCTGGAACTGGGCGCCGACGACTATGTCACCAAGCCCTATTCCTCGCGCGAGCTGATCGCCCGCATTCGCGCGGTACTGCGCCGCGGCGCGGGTGAGGAAATGGACGGTTCCAGCGACAGCGGTGTCCTCGAGGCGGGCCCGGTGCGGATGGATGTGGATCGTCACACCGTGCAGGTGAACGGCAAATCGGTGACGTTGCCGCTGAAGGAATTCGACCTGCTCGAATATCTGCTGCGCAATTCCGGCCGGGTGCTGACCCGCGGCCAGCTGATCGACCGGGTGTGGGGCGCCGATTACGTCGGCGACACCAAGACCCTGGACGTGCACGTCAAGCGGCTGCGGTCGAAGATCGAGGCCGATCCGGCCAAGCCGGAACATCTGGTCACCGTGCGCGGGCTGGGCTACAAACTCGAAGCCTGA
- a CDS encoding sensor histidine kinase → MSVPQAVLLAVLAAVVGLAVGGLVIPYVNARQAQRRAAESGLTMSQVLDLIVLASESGIAVVDEYRDVVLVNPRAEELGLVRNRLLDERAWAAVEKVIATGEDVEFDQTLKNPLPGRRSIAVRGVARPLSRGDSNFVVLFADDDSEQARMEATRRDFVANVSHELKTPVGAMSLLAEAMLESADDPDSVRHFGQRLVTESNRMGKMVTELIALSRLQGAEKLPQLEAVDVDTVVHAALERSRTAAEAAGITVSTDANSGLEILGDETLLVTALSNLVENAINYSPKGSHVSVSRSLRNGHVNIAVTDRGIGIAKEDQERVFERFFRADKARSRATGGTGLGLAIVKHVAANHNGEITLWSKLGTGSTFTLRIPACETGNQNSAEPAEWKNPTANGVGKNDEGSRRRTGQNGVEATR, encoded by the coding sequence GTGAGCGTTCCCCAGGCCGTGCTGCTGGCAGTACTCGCGGCCGTAGTCGGTCTGGCCGTCGGTGGCTTGGTCATTCCGTATGTGAACGCCCGGCAGGCGCAGCGGCGCGCGGCCGAATCGGGTCTGACGATGTCCCAAGTGCTGGATTTGATCGTGCTCGCGTCGGAGAGCGGTATCGCCGTGGTCGACGAATACCGTGATGTGGTGCTGGTCAATCCGCGGGCCGAGGAATTGGGGCTGGTGCGCAACCGGCTGCTCGACGAACGGGCCTGGGCGGCGGTCGAGAAGGTCATCGCCACCGGCGAGGATGTCGAATTCGATCAGACCCTGAAGAACCCGCTGCCGGGTCGCAGATCCATCGCGGTACGCGGCGTGGCGCGGCCGCTGTCGCGCGGGGACTCCAATTTCGTCGTGCTGTTCGCCGACGACGATTCCGAACAGGCCCGGATGGAGGCCACCCGCCGCGATTTCGTCGCCAATGTGAGCCATGAACTCAAAACTCCGGTCGGCGCGATGAGCCTGCTTGCCGAGGCGATGCTGGAATCCGCCGACGATCCGGATTCGGTCCGTCATTTCGGGCAGCGGCTGGTGACCGAATCCAACCGGATGGGCAAGATGGTCACCGAGCTGATCGCGCTGTCGCGGTTGCAGGGGGCGGAGAAACTGCCGCAACTCGAGGCCGTGGATGTGGACACCGTGGTGCATGCCGCGCTGGAGCGATCCCGCACCGCCGCCGAGGCCGCCGGAATCACCGTCAGCACCGATGCCAACAGCGGGCTCGAAATCCTCGGGGACGAAACCCTGTTGGTGACCGCGCTGTCGAATCTGGTCGAGAACGCCATCAACTATTCGCCCAAGGGATCGCACGTCTCGGTGAGCCGGTCGCTGCGCAACGGGCACGTGAACATCGCGGTCACCGATCGCGGTATCGGAATTGCCAAGGAAGATCAGGAGCGGGTTTTCGAACGGTTCTTCCGGGCGGACAAGGCGCGTTCGCGCGCCACCGGCGGAACCGGGCTGGGGCTGGCCATCGTCAAACATGTCGCGGCCAACCACAACGGTGAGATCACGCTGTGGAGCAAACTGGGTACCGGCTCCACGTTCACCCTGCGCATTCCCGCGTGCGAAACAGGCAATCAGAATTCCGCCGAACCGGCGGAGTGGAAGAATCCCACCGCAAACGGGGTGGGCAAGAACGACGAAGGTTCGCGCCGGCGGACCGGACAAAACGGTGTGGAGGCAACCCGATGA
- a CDS encoding serine/threonine-protein kinase — MTGLLPGELFAGYRIVRRLGAGGMGTVYVGEHPRLPRLDAIKILDPALAADPEFRARFQREAELAARIDHPNVVAVRDRGVEGESVWISMQYVDGRDAAALLREHGPVRPERAVRIVAEAARGLDVVHRAGLLHRDVKPANILLAADTDGETVRITDFGIARPAESGTALTRTGTILASLAYAAPEQFEGGATDHRADVYSLGCTLFELLTGAVPFAGRSPAAMMAAHLGAAPPRPSAADPRLPAALDDVIARAMAKQPGDRYASCGELAEAAGRAVAEDLPAPAPPHGVPVAGRRVDATAAQGVSRTPDGNPGTARYLDTVASSAMAPATGEHPGIGGTARGLTGAAGSVPRVPAVAGGYGAHSEPRGSVPPGANAGVPQYRPAYQGNHSGHAPAESARRAGHSGRGPLIAVGAAVVVALSVVVTLLVLRNGANNTNHIAAPTTSVLPTSDEPTSAAPTTERPTTATTAPPRASAAWGPVAYIIDAFPDLLPLSPESTGYQGLRCDASQSDASRLHCPSDSGFSVNVFCDPNRTPQTYVDDPGLTDVHEERWTRDSGSGTVRWATDNTAGFGLLSVAFDDPARNFCVVTASGGSGGSDVQANWWAQAPI; from the coding sequence GTGACGGGATTACTGCCCGGCGAGCTGTTCGCCGGATATCGGATCGTCCGGCGCTTGGGGGCCGGTGGGATGGGCACGGTCTACGTGGGGGAACATCCACGGCTGCCGCGCCTCGACGCGATCAAGATCCTGGATCCGGCACTCGCCGCCGATCCGGAATTCCGGGCTCGGTTCCAGCGCGAGGCCGAACTCGCGGCGCGGATCGACCATCCCAATGTGGTGGCCGTGCGCGACCGCGGGGTGGAGGGTGAGTCGGTCTGGATATCGATGCAGTACGTCGACGGCCGCGACGCCGCCGCGCTGCTGCGCGAACACGGACCTGTGCGGCCGGAGCGGGCGGTGCGGATCGTCGCCGAGGCCGCGCGCGGACTGGATGTCGTCCATCGCGCCGGACTCCTGCATCGCGATGTGAAACCCGCGAATATCCTGCTGGCGGCCGATACCGACGGCGAGACCGTCCGCATCACCGACTTCGGTATCGCGCGTCCGGCCGAGTCCGGTACCGCGCTGACGCGCACCGGCACGATCCTGGCCAGCCTCGCCTACGCCGCGCCCGAACAGTTCGAGGGCGGCGCGACCGATCATCGCGCGGATGTCTACTCCCTGGGTTGCACTCTGTTCGAATTGCTCACCGGCGCGGTGCCTTTCGCGGGTCGCTCACCCGCCGCGATGATGGCCGCGCATCTGGGCGCCGCGCCGCCGCGGCCGTCCGCAGCCGATCCGCGCCTTCCTGCCGCCCTCGACGATGTGATCGCGCGGGCCATGGCCAAGCAGCCCGGTGACCGGTATGCGAGCTGCGGTGAGCTGGCGGAGGCCGCGGGCAGGGCCGTTGCGGAGGATCTCCCGGCCCCGGCACCGCCACACGGTGTTCCGGTGGCCGGGCGCCGAGTGGATGCCACTGCTGCACAGGGGGTTTCACGTACGCCGGATGGAAACCCGGGAACCGCACGGTATCTCGACACCGTGGCGAGTTCGGCGATGGCACCCGCGACCGGTGAGCATCCGGGCATCGGAGGGACGGCTCGGGGCCTTACGGGTGCGGCCGGGAGTGTGCCACGGGTCCCGGCCGTCGCGGGCGGGTACGGTGCTCACTCCGAGCCCCGGGGGTCCGTACCTCCGGGTGCGAACGCTGGTGTACCGCAATATCGTCCGGCATATCAGGGCAATCACTCCGGTCACGCTCCGGCGGAGTCTGCCCGGCGGGCGGGCCACAGTGGACGCGGCCCGCTGATCGCGGTCGGAGCCGCCGTGGTGGTGGCGCTGTCGGTCGTGGTGACGCTGCTGGTTCTCCGGAATGGGGCGAATAACACGAATCATATTGCCGCACCGACCACTTCGGTGTTGCCGACCTCCGATGAACCGACCTCCGCCGCACCGACCACCGAACGACCGACCACGGCGACGACCGCACCGCCCAGGGCTTCCGCCGCGTGGGGCCCGGTCGCCTACATCATCGACGCCTTCCCCGATCTGCTGCCGCTCAGCCCGGAATCCACCGGCTACCAGGGTCTGCGCTGTGATGCCTCGCAATCGGACGCCAGCCGGTTGCACTGCCCGTCGGATTCCGGATTCAGCGTGAACGTCTTCTGCGATCCGAACCGGACACCGCAGACCTACGTCGACGATCCGGGACTGACCGATGTGCACGAGGAGCGGTGGACCCGGGATTCGGGATCGGGCACGGTGCGCTGGGCCACCGACAACACCGCCGGATTCGGCCTGCTGTCGGTGGCTTTCGACGATCCCGCCCGCAATTTCTGTGTGGTGACGGCCTCCGGCGGCTCGGGCGGCTCAGATGTACAGGCGAATTGGTGGGCGCAGGCGCCGATCTGA
- a CDS encoding DUF6636 domain-containing protein: MPTALGATSAPMGSAPAPMRPSRRPAKGALQAFAVAAALAAATLTAGTAQAHPGGPQHSYAAFRTPSGNIACLIDDSGAGVRCDVVDYTFTPPPRPAEGCGETGYGHSVEVAVDRPARFICAGDTVAAPDLPVLGYGETTGIGRVECYSTEDYLYCGVDDGAESFQLSRDSYRL, encoded by the coding sequence ATGCCGACAGCCCTGGGGGCCACATCGGCGCCGATGGGCTCAGCACCTGCCCCGATGCGGCCGTCCCGGCGACCGGCGAAGGGCGCCCTACAGGCTTTCGCGGTCGCGGCGGCGCTGGCGGCCGCGACTCTCACCGCCGGTACCGCGCAGGCCCATCCGGGCGGACCGCAACATTCCTACGCCGCCTTCCGCACCCCGAGTGGCAATATCGCCTGCCTGATCGACGACAGCGGAGCCGGTGTGCGCTGTGACGTGGTCGACTACACCTTCACCCCGCCGCCCCGCCCCGCCGAGGGATGCGGCGAGACCGGCTACGGCCATTCGGTCGAGGTGGCCGTGGACCGCCCCGCGCGATTCATCTGCGCGGGCGATACCGTCGCGGCGCCGGATCTGCCCGTCCTCGGCTACGGCGAGACCACCGGCATCGGCCGGGTCGAGTGCTATTCGACGGAGGACTATCTCTACTGCGGCGTCGACGACGGCGCCGAATCCTTCCAGCTGTCCCGCGACAGCTACCGGCTCTGA